A part of Pristiophorus japonicus isolate sPriJap1 chromosome 15, sPriJap1.hap1, whole genome shotgun sequence genomic DNA contains:
- the LOC139225919 gene encoding hemoglobin subunit alpha-like, with translation MTLRTNEKALVKELAGYIDTNAEKLGADALARLFLTKPSTKTYFSGYADYTAKGAKVKMQGGIIVKAILCAINRLDDVQGSLEETAVIHGQQLFVDPHNFDLFAQNLLVTLASNLTNFTPQVHCALDKFLAQVVTALSSRYR, from the exons ATGACGCTCCGCACCAACGAAAAAGCCCTGGTAAAGGAGTTGGCCGGCTATATCGACACTAACGCTGAAAAATTGGGTGCAGATGCTTTGGCCAG GTTGTTTCTAACCAAGCCTTCAACCAAGACCTACTTCTCTGGTTATGCAGACTACACTGCCAAAGGTGCAAAGGTCAAAATGCAAGGTGGAATAATAGTGAAGGCGATACTATGTGCGATAAACAGATTGGACGATGTGCAAGGGTCTCTGGAAGAAACTGCTGTGATCCATGGTCAACAACTTTTCGTGGATCCTCACAACTTCGAC CTGTTTGCCCAAAATCTCCTGGTAACCTTGGCAAGCAACCTGACGAATTTCACTCCTCAAGTCCACTGTGCACTGGACAAGTTCCTTGCCCAGGTTGTGACAGCACTGAGCTCTCGCTACCGCTGA